One window of Vitis riparia cultivar Riparia Gloire de Montpellier isolate 1030 chromosome 5, EGFV_Vit.rip_1.0, whole genome shotgun sequence genomic DNA carries:
- the LOC117914496 gene encoding uncharacterized protein LOC117914496, translated as MANARARKNFLSKFRVNEVSFSSNEAIKEGVCRAYQSLLSELGDWRPSINGLNFKMLGEDSASSLEVMFFEKEVFAALSSCCGDKAPGPDSFTMGFWLFCWNIVKSDILGLFREFYLHGTFQRSLNSTFLVFIPKKEGAEDLRDFRLISLVGSMYKLLAKVLTNRLKLVMGKVIYDSQQAFI; from the coding sequence atggccaatGCTAGGGCAAGGAAGAACTTTCTGTCAAAATTTAGAGTGAATGAGGTGTCTTTCTCTTCTAATGAAGCAATCAAAGAAGGAGTTTGCAGAGCCTACCAGTCCCTCCTCTCAGAATTAGGGGATTGGAGGCCAAGTATTAATGGCCTAAACTTTAAGATGCTGGGGGAAGATTCGGCCAGCAGCCTAGAGGTGATGTTTTTTGAGAAAGAAGTTTTTGCAGCCTTGAGTAGCTGTTGCGGTGATAAAGCCCCAGGCCCAGACAGTTTCACAATGGgcttttggttgttttgttggaATATTGTTAAATCAGATATTTTGGGGCTCTTTAGAGAGTTTTATCTCCATGGGACCTTCCAGAGAAGCTTAAATTCCACGTTTCTTGTGTTCATTCCTAAAAAGGAAGGAGCCGAAGACCTAAGAGATTTCAGGCTAATCAGCCTGGTAGGGAGTATGTACAAATTGCTTGCCAAGGTCCTTACTAATAGGCTGAAATTGGTGATGGGGAAGGTGATTTATGATTCTCAGCAAGCTTTCATCTAA
- the LOC117914747 gene encoding TNF receptor-associated factor homolog 1b-like isoform X1 — protein MAGIASEESGVGRSTDIISSGQRCQSGEALAEWRSSEQVENGTPSTSPPYWDSDDPDDTGAKPSELYGKYTWKIEKFSQINKRELRSNAFEVGGYKWYILIYPQGCDVCNHLSLFLCVANHDKLLPGWSHFAQFTIAVVNKDPKKSKYSENAKFVDTLHRFWKKEHDWGWKKFMELSKVLDGFIDADTLIIKAQVQVIRERADRPFRCLDCQYRRELVRVYLTNVEQICRRFVEERRGKLGKLIEDKARWSSFCAFWLGIDQNARRRMSREKTDSILKVVVKHFFIEKEVTSTLVMDSLYSGLKALEGQTNKSKKGRAKLLDAEEMPAPIVRVEKDMFVLVDDVLLLLERAALEPLPPKDEKGPQNRTKDGGPGEDFNKDSIERDERRLTELGRRTVEIFVLAHIFSNKIEVSYQEAVALKRQEELIREEEAAWLAESEQKAKRGAIEKEKKSKKKQAKQKRNNRKGKDKGKDERSGVTLQEKQQQGSPNDGRNDFMREQVQTVLEKPDTLEDVSDVSDSVDCAAEMPQPDSEDRDASHINWDTDTSEVHPPTEASSSAISGLSSVQNGITERKSPGVMDDSSSTCSTDSVPSVVMNGPYKGNSFPNYKNQKSPSRGKNQRSKVAYDGTSWANELDAHPSGPATDAGDLNDASGSCKAAESESEAGSLSLHDRIKWLEQHVVKKEEEVVLLQKKLSIKDQVDTERQSKEKTTAAPSPPRSPPRSLPSTAQLKLESKSTPIAEPVSVRKTSSNSPQAAYKAAPLVTSTQTMIVSKPETQKAATPKPTEQPTVHQVPMVSRPSTAPLIPGPRPTAPVVSMVQTTPLLARSVSAAGRLGPDPSPATHSYVPQSYRNAIIGNSVSSSSSGFSHPHSSSTANSSPAYSQLPTLVSSPMFLPQNSDRLDVNSVKSGFSFGMGTQDILQNGAQWTERSQRDASRSTNCGPSMLNDIQNIDFYNPVHSGSREHFSTEFPAGTSGYQTHGVMIDEFPFPHLDIINDLLNDEQVGKAARASTSSQSLSNGPQLLSRQRSFPGDMGIAGDLGSSTSACRFERTRSYHVGANHDEVFQRSYGSSGSHFDHPLRDFIPQANPPHYANGPIDGLIPNQWQVAGSDIPMFNARNAVESDGYPYYIPDYQNPACGIDGYTMFRPSNGH, from the exons ATGGCTGGGATTGCAAGTGAGGAGAGCGGAGTTGGTAGGTCTACAGATATTATTTCAAGTGGGCAACGATGCCAGTCGGGAGAAGCATTGGCAGAATGGCGGTCCTCTGAGCAAGTGGAAAATGGAACCCCATCAACTTCCCCACCTTACTGGGACTCAGATGATCCCGATGATACTg GGGCCAAGCCATCTGAGTTATATGGAAAATACACATGGAAGATTGAGAAATTTTCACAGATTAACAAGAGAGAACTCCGTAGTAATGCGTTTGAGGTTGGCGGTTACAAATG GTACATTTTAATATATCCCCAGGGTTGTGATGTCTGCAACCACCTCTCCTTGTTTCTTTGTGTTGCTAATCATGACAAACTTCTTCCAG GATGGAGTCATTTTGCACAGTTTACAATAGCCGTGGTTAATAAAGATCCAAAGAAATCTAAATATTCTG AAAATGCCAAATTTGTAGATACGTTGCATCGATTTTGGAAGAAAGAGCATGATTGGGGGTGGAAAAAATTCATGGAACTATCAAAAGTGTTAGATGGGTTTATTGATGCTGACACTCTTATTATAAAGGCTCAAGTCCAAGTTATCAG GGAGAGAGCAGACCGTCCATTCCGTTGTCTTGATTGCCAGTACAGGAGAGAACTTGTTCGTGTCTATCTTACAAATGTGGAGCAAATTTGCCGGCGTTTTGTGGAAGAGAGAAGAGGCAAGCTTGGGAAGTTGATAGAGGACAAAGCTAGATGGTCAAG CTTCTGTGCTTTCTGGTTGGGAATTGACCAAAATGCTAGGCGCCGCATGTCCAGGGAGAAAACGGACTCCATTCTGAAAGTAGTTGTAAAACACTTTTTTATAGAGAAGGAAGTCACATCCACTTTGGTAATGGATTCTTTGTACAGTGGTCTGAAGGCTCTTGAAGGCCAGACTAATAAGAGCAAGAAGGGGAGGGCGAAACTATTGGATGCTGAAGAAATGCCAGCTCCTATTGTTCGTGTGGAGAAAGATATGTTTGTTTTGGTGGATGATGTTTTATTACTGCTTGAAAGGGCTGCTTTGGAACCATTGCCTCCAAAAGATGAGAAAGGTCCCCAGAATCGTACAAAG GATGGGGGTCCTGGAGAGGACTTCAACAAGGACTCCATCGAGCGTGATGAAAGGCGTCTTACAGAATTGGGTCGTAGAACAGTTGAAATTTTTGTCCTTGCCCATATTTTCAG CAATAAAATTGAGGTTTCCTACCAGGAAGCTGTTGCTTTGAAGAGGCAAGAAGAACTCATCCGTGAAGAAGAGGCAGCTTGGTTGGCTGAAAGTGAGCAGAAGGCAAAACGAGGAgcaattgaaaaggaaaaaaaatccaagaaaaagcAG GCTAAACAAAAAAGGAACAATCGCAAAGGGAAAGATAAAGGAAAGGATGAAAGGTCTGGTGTGACACTACAAGAAAAGCAGCAACAAGGGAGCCCTAATGATGGCAGAAACGACTTTATGAGGGAACAAGTGCAAACTGTGCTTGAAAAGCCTGATACCCTGGAAGATGTTTCTGATGTGTCTGATTCAGTAGATTGTGCTGCTGAAATGCCTCAGCCTGATTCAGAAGACAGAGATGCTAGTCATATCAATTGGGATACTGACACATCTGAAGTTCATCCTCCCACAGAAGCCAGTAGCAGTGCGATTAGTGGTCTGTCATCTGTACAGAATGGAATTACAGAAAGGAAGAGCCCAGGTGTAATGGATGATAGTTCCTCTACTTGTTCTACAGACTCAGTCCCATCTGTGGTAATGAATGGGCCCTATAAAGGGAACTCATTTCCAAACTACAAAAATCAAAAGTCACCAAGCAG AGGAAAAAATCAACGAAGTAAGGTAGCATATGATGGGACTAGTTGGGCAAATGAGTTGGATGCTCATCCCTCTGGACCAGCCACAGATGCTGGGGATCTAAATGATGCTTCTGGTAGTTGTAAGGCAGCTGAATCTGAGTCTGAAGCTGGCAGTCTTTCCTTACATGATCGGATAAAGTGGCTTGAGCAGCATGTGGTTAAGAAG GAAGAAGAAGTTGTTTTGCTGCAGAAGAAACTGAGCATCAAAGACCAGGTTGATACAGAGAGGCAATCCAAAGAAAAGACAACAGCAGCACCATCCCCTCCCCGGAGCCCTCCCAGAAGTCTCCCCTCTACTGCTCAGCTAAAGTTGGAGTCGAAGAGCACTCCTATTGCTGAACCTGTTTCAGTTAGGAAAACATCTTCAAACAGCCCACAAGCAGCTTATAAAGCAGCACCTTTAGTAACTTCAACCCAAACAATGATAGTGTCCAAACCAGAGACTCAAAAAGCTGCAACTCCAAAACCGACTGAACAACCCACAGTTCACCAAGTGCCCATGGTGTCAAGGCCTTCTACTGCTCCTCTAATCCCTGGTCCAAGACCAACTGCTCCTGTGGTTTCTATGGTTCAAACAACCCCACTGCTAGCCCGTTCTGTGAGTGCTGCTGGACGGTTAGGTCCTGACCCCTCACCAGCAACACATAGTTATGTACCTCAGTCCTATAGAAATGCCATAATTGGTAACTCTGTTTCTTCAAGTTCATCTGGCTTCAGTCATCCTCACTCAAGTTCAACAGCGAACTCTTCACCAGCATACTCGCAACTGCCTACCTTGGTATCTTCACCAATGTTTTTACCACAAAACTCTGACCGGTTGGATGTGAACTCTGTCAAATCAGGCTTCTCTTTTGGAATGGGAACACAGGACATCTTGCAGAATGGTGCACAATGGACAGAGCGCTCTCAAAGGGATGCCAGCAGAAGCACGAACTGTGGTCCTTCCATGCTTAATGACATTCAAAACATTGATTTCTACAATCCTGTACACAGTGGATCAAGGGAGCACTTTTCAACTGAGTTTCCAGCCGGTACATCCGGGTATCAGACCCATGGTGTGATGATAGATGAGTTCCCCTTCCCTCACCTAGACATCATCAATGATCTGCTCAATGATGAGCAGGTAGGGAAGGCTGCTAGGGCAAGCACAAGCTCCCAGAGTCTCAGCAATGGGCCACAACTTCTGAGTCGGCAGCGGTCTTTTCCAGGTGATATGGGCATAGCAGGTGATTTGGGCTCTTCAACTAGTGCTTGCAGGTTTGAGCGAACACGGAGTTACCATGTTGGAGCCAATCATGATGAAGTGTTCCAACGGAGTTATGGCTCTTCTGGCAGCCATTTTGACCACCCACTGAGGGATTTTATTCCACAAGCTAATCCTCCACATTATGCAAACGGGCCAATAGATGGATTAATTCCAAACCAGTGGCAGGTGGCTGGTTCTGATATTCCTATGTTTAACGCAAGGAATGCAGTGGAGAGCGATGGCTACCCATATTACATTCCAGATTACCAAAATCCTGCATGTGGCATTGATGGATATACAATGTTCCGGCCTTCAAATGGACATTGA
- the LOC117914747 gene encoding TNF receptor-associated factor homolog 1b-like isoform X2: MAGIASEESGVGRSTDIISSGQRCQSGEALAEWRSSEQVENGTPSTSPPYWDSDDPDDTGAKPSELYGKYTWKIEKFSQINKRELRSNAFEVGGYKWYILIYPQGCDVCNHLSLFLCVANHDKLLPGWSHFAQFTIAVVNKDPKKSKYSDTLHRFWKKEHDWGWKKFMELSKVLDGFIDADTLIIKAQVQVIRERADRPFRCLDCQYRRELVRVYLTNVEQICRRFVEERRGKLGKLIEDKARWSSFCAFWLGIDQNARRRMSREKTDSILKVVVKHFFIEKEVTSTLVMDSLYSGLKALEGQTNKSKKGRAKLLDAEEMPAPIVRVEKDMFVLVDDVLLLLERAALEPLPPKDEKGPQNRTKDGGPGEDFNKDSIERDERRLTELGRRTVEIFVLAHIFSNKIEVSYQEAVALKRQEELIREEEAAWLAESEQKAKRGAIEKEKKSKKKQAKQKRNNRKGKDKGKDERSGVTLQEKQQQGSPNDGRNDFMREQVQTVLEKPDTLEDVSDVSDSVDCAAEMPQPDSEDRDASHINWDTDTSEVHPPTEASSSAISGLSSVQNGITERKSPGVMDDSSSTCSTDSVPSVVMNGPYKGNSFPNYKNQKSPSRGKNQRSKVAYDGTSWANELDAHPSGPATDAGDLNDASGSCKAAESESEAGSLSLHDRIKWLEQHVVKKEEEVVLLQKKLSIKDQVDTERQSKEKTTAAPSPPRSPPRSLPSTAQLKLESKSTPIAEPVSVRKTSSNSPQAAYKAAPLVTSTQTMIVSKPETQKAATPKPTEQPTVHQVPMVSRPSTAPLIPGPRPTAPVVSMVQTTPLLARSVSAAGRLGPDPSPATHSYVPQSYRNAIIGNSVSSSSSGFSHPHSSSTANSSPAYSQLPTLVSSPMFLPQNSDRLDVNSVKSGFSFGMGTQDILQNGAQWTERSQRDASRSTNCGPSMLNDIQNIDFYNPVHSGSREHFSTEFPAGTSGYQTHGVMIDEFPFPHLDIINDLLNDEQVGKAARASTSSQSLSNGPQLLSRQRSFPGDMGIAGDLGSSTSACRFERTRSYHVGANHDEVFQRSYGSSGSHFDHPLRDFIPQANPPHYANGPIDGLIPNQWQVAGSDIPMFNARNAVESDGYPYYIPDYQNPACGIDGYTMFRPSNGH, encoded by the exons ATGGCTGGGATTGCAAGTGAGGAGAGCGGAGTTGGTAGGTCTACAGATATTATTTCAAGTGGGCAACGATGCCAGTCGGGAGAAGCATTGGCAGAATGGCGGTCCTCTGAGCAAGTGGAAAATGGAACCCCATCAACTTCCCCACCTTACTGGGACTCAGATGATCCCGATGATACTg GGGCCAAGCCATCTGAGTTATATGGAAAATACACATGGAAGATTGAGAAATTTTCACAGATTAACAAGAGAGAACTCCGTAGTAATGCGTTTGAGGTTGGCGGTTACAAATG GTACATTTTAATATATCCCCAGGGTTGTGATGTCTGCAACCACCTCTCCTTGTTTCTTTGTGTTGCTAATCATGACAAACTTCTTCCAG GATGGAGTCATTTTGCACAGTTTACAATAGCCGTGGTTAATAAAGATCCAAAGAAATCTAAATATTCTG ATACGTTGCATCGATTTTGGAAGAAAGAGCATGATTGGGGGTGGAAAAAATTCATGGAACTATCAAAAGTGTTAGATGGGTTTATTGATGCTGACACTCTTATTATAAAGGCTCAAGTCCAAGTTATCAG GGAGAGAGCAGACCGTCCATTCCGTTGTCTTGATTGCCAGTACAGGAGAGAACTTGTTCGTGTCTATCTTACAAATGTGGAGCAAATTTGCCGGCGTTTTGTGGAAGAGAGAAGAGGCAAGCTTGGGAAGTTGATAGAGGACAAAGCTAGATGGTCAAG CTTCTGTGCTTTCTGGTTGGGAATTGACCAAAATGCTAGGCGCCGCATGTCCAGGGAGAAAACGGACTCCATTCTGAAAGTAGTTGTAAAACACTTTTTTATAGAGAAGGAAGTCACATCCACTTTGGTAATGGATTCTTTGTACAGTGGTCTGAAGGCTCTTGAAGGCCAGACTAATAAGAGCAAGAAGGGGAGGGCGAAACTATTGGATGCTGAAGAAATGCCAGCTCCTATTGTTCGTGTGGAGAAAGATATGTTTGTTTTGGTGGATGATGTTTTATTACTGCTTGAAAGGGCTGCTTTGGAACCATTGCCTCCAAAAGATGAGAAAGGTCCCCAGAATCGTACAAAG GATGGGGGTCCTGGAGAGGACTTCAACAAGGACTCCATCGAGCGTGATGAAAGGCGTCTTACAGAATTGGGTCGTAGAACAGTTGAAATTTTTGTCCTTGCCCATATTTTCAG CAATAAAATTGAGGTTTCCTACCAGGAAGCTGTTGCTTTGAAGAGGCAAGAAGAACTCATCCGTGAAGAAGAGGCAGCTTGGTTGGCTGAAAGTGAGCAGAAGGCAAAACGAGGAgcaattgaaaaggaaaaaaaatccaagaaaaagcAG GCTAAACAAAAAAGGAACAATCGCAAAGGGAAAGATAAAGGAAAGGATGAAAGGTCTGGTGTGACACTACAAGAAAAGCAGCAACAAGGGAGCCCTAATGATGGCAGAAACGACTTTATGAGGGAACAAGTGCAAACTGTGCTTGAAAAGCCTGATACCCTGGAAGATGTTTCTGATGTGTCTGATTCAGTAGATTGTGCTGCTGAAATGCCTCAGCCTGATTCAGAAGACAGAGATGCTAGTCATATCAATTGGGATACTGACACATCTGAAGTTCATCCTCCCACAGAAGCCAGTAGCAGTGCGATTAGTGGTCTGTCATCTGTACAGAATGGAATTACAGAAAGGAAGAGCCCAGGTGTAATGGATGATAGTTCCTCTACTTGTTCTACAGACTCAGTCCCATCTGTGGTAATGAATGGGCCCTATAAAGGGAACTCATTTCCAAACTACAAAAATCAAAAGTCACCAAGCAG AGGAAAAAATCAACGAAGTAAGGTAGCATATGATGGGACTAGTTGGGCAAATGAGTTGGATGCTCATCCCTCTGGACCAGCCACAGATGCTGGGGATCTAAATGATGCTTCTGGTAGTTGTAAGGCAGCTGAATCTGAGTCTGAAGCTGGCAGTCTTTCCTTACATGATCGGATAAAGTGGCTTGAGCAGCATGTGGTTAAGAAG GAAGAAGAAGTTGTTTTGCTGCAGAAGAAACTGAGCATCAAAGACCAGGTTGATACAGAGAGGCAATCCAAAGAAAAGACAACAGCAGCACCATCCCCTCCCCGGAGCCCTCCCAGAAGTCTCCCCTCTACTGCTCAGCTAAAGTTGGAGTCGAAGAGCACTCCTATTGCTGAACCTGTTTCAGTTAGGAAAACATCTTCAAACAGCCCACAAGCAGCTTATAAAGCAGCACCTTTAGTAACTTCAACCCAAACAATGATAGTGTCCAAACCAGAGACTCAAAAAGCTGCAACTCCAAAACCGACTGAACAACCCACAGTTCACCAAGTGCCCATGGTGTCAAGGCCTTCTACTGCTCCTCTAATCCCTGGTCCAAGACCAACTGCTCCTGTGGTTTCTATGGTTCAAACAACCCCACTGCTAGCCCGTTCTGTGAGTGCTGCTGGACGGTTAGGTCCTGACCCCTCACCAGCAACACATAGTTATGTACCTCAGTCCTATAGAAATGCCATAATTGGTAACTCTGTTTCTTCAAGTTCATCTGGCTTCAGTCATCCTCACTCAAGTTCAACAGCGAACTCTTCACCAGCATACTCGCAACTGCCTACCTTGGTATCTTCACCAATGTTTTTACCACAAAACTCTGACCGGTTGGATGTGAACTCTGTCAAATCAGGCTTCTCTTTTGGAATGGGAACACAGGACATCTTGCAGAATGGTGCACAATGGACAGAGCGCTCTCAAAGGGATGCCAGCAGAAGCACGAACTGTGGTCCTTCCATGCTTAATGACATTCAAAACATTGATTTCTACAATCCTGTACACAGTGGATCAAGGGAGCACTTTTCAACTGAGTTTCCAGCCGGTACATCCGGGTATCAGACCCATGGTGTGATGATAGATGAGTTCCCCTTCCCTCACCTAGACATCATCAATGATCTGCTCAATGATGAGCAGGTAGGGAAGGCTGCTAGGGCAAGCACAAGCTCCCAGAGTCTCAGCAATGGGCCACAACTTCTGAGTCGGCAGCGGTCTTTTCCAGGTGATATGGGCATAGCAGGTGATTTGGGCTCTTCAACTAGTGCTTGCAGGTTTGAGCGAACACGGAGTTACCATGTTGGAGCCAATCATGATGAAGTGTTCCAACGGAGTTATGGCTCTTCTGGCAGCCATTTTGACCACCCACTGAGGGATTTTATTCCACAAGCTAATCCTCCACATTATGCAAACGGGCCAATAGATGGATTAATTCCAAACCAGTGGCAGGTGGCTGGTTCTGATATTCCTATGTTTAACGCAAGGAATGCAGTGGAGAGCGATGGCTACCCATATTACATTCCAGATTACCAAAATCCTGCATGTGGCATTGATGGATATACAATGTTCCGGCCTTCAAATGGACATTGA